The Salinibacterium sp. M195 genome includes a window with the following:
- a CDS encoding galactokinase family protein — MSDIRDDVLIDFEAIFGHPAAGVWSAPGRLTLLGTATSPDTDAELAIAINRRTVLAAGPRTDRSVRIASALVDELVTVELDELATGTSATGWSQIALSIVQEVMAASANQHELSGFEVFIDTTVPVGAGLGSSSALEAALALALTDLWNLSDDVAKLPEHPDVAACVFALDDHALVRLEGETRPEPLPLDWQTAGLELLVIDTDAPTADALETALADDEVRRTLHTVTENQRVRDAALAIRDETPRLLGALLDASHASLRDEYGISTTEIDLAVETAMTAGALGARMLGRPFSGVAVALVDTDTASRVRVALDGAFAEHAMGQPTVEAFSPSQGALRDR, encoded by the coding sequence ATGTCTGACATTCGCGATGACGTACTCATCGACTTCGAGGCCATCTTCGGTCACCCCGCTGCCGGCGTCTGGTCTGCCCCCGGCCGCCTCACCCTTCTCGGCACCGCCACGAGCCCCGACACGGATGCCGAACTTGCGATTGCGATCAACCGCCGCACCGTTCTCGCCGCCGGACCCCGCACAGATCGCAGCGTGCGCATCGCGAGTGCTCTCGTTGACGAGCTCGTCACGGTCGAGCTCGATGAGCTTGCCACCGGCACCAGCGCAACGGGGTGGAGCCAGATTGCTCTCAGCATCGTGCAGGAGGTGATGGCGGCATCCGCCAATCAGCACGAGCTCAGCGGTTTCGAAGTGTTCATTGACACCACGGTGCCGGTGGGCGCCGGACTGGGTTCGTCGTCGGCCCTTGAGGCTGCGCTTGCTCTGGCTCTGACCGATCTGTGGAACTTGAGCGATGACGTGGCCAAACTCCCCGAACATCCCGATGTTGCCGCGTGCGTGTTCGCGCTCGATGACCATGCCCTTGTGCGCCTCGAGGGCGAGACCCGACCCGAGCCGTTGCCTCTCGACTGGCAGACCGCCGGGCTCGAACTGCTGGTCATCGATACGGATGCGCCAACCGCCGATGCGCTCGAGACGGCGTTAGCGGATGACGAAGTGCGCCGCACCCTGCACACCGTTACCGAAAATCAGCGGGTTCGTGACGCGGCACTCGCAATCCGCGACGAAACGCCACGACTATTGGGTGCGCTGCTCGATGCGTCGCACGCCAGCCTGCGCGACGAATACGGCATCTCGACGACAGAAATCGACCTCGCGGTAGAGACTGCGATGACCGCAGGCGCTTTGGGGGCACGGATGCTCGGCCGCCCCTTCAGCGGGGTCGCCGTCGCCCTCGTCGACACCGACACAGCATCCCGGGTGCGGGTAGCGCTCGATGGAGCTTTCGCCGAGCACGCGATGGGGCAACCCACCGTGGAGGCGTTCTCGCCCTCGCAGGGGGCCCTGCGCGATCGCTAG
- a CDS encoding aldose 1-epimerase family protein, translating to MSVPTGNQYIITRATEQGEARATITELAASLREFSIGGVDLVESYAENDMPPFADGIVLVPWPNRIEDGTWMLDGEPQHLDITERDRNNAIHGLLRNFGYSLIERTEGSVTLEATIFPQHGYPFHVHTTVRYELVEAGLRVTHTATNLSDAAAPYALGTHPFFKIGDTPVAELTLTMTAATRFESNDRLIPTGEVAVAGTEFDLSAGRPVGELDFDTAFGGVEVIDGVAARLTAPDGREVRVTVDDKFDFVQLFTPRNFPTLAGIGQVVAIEPMTAAPNAFNTGRGLLWLEPGNEFSASWGVEFSA from the coding sequence GTGAGCGTGCCTACCGGAAACCAGTACATCATCACTCGAGCCACTGAGCAGGGGGAGGCTCGGGCAACCATCACCGAACTCGCCGCATCGTTGCGCGAATTCAGCATTGGTGGGGTTGACCTTGTCGAATCGTACGCCGAAAACGACATGCCGCCCTTTGCCGATGGCATCGTGTTGGTGCCGTGGCCGAACCGCATCGAAGATGGTACGTGGATGCTCGATGGTGAGCCGCAGCACCTCGACATCACCGAGCGCGATCGCAACAACGCCATCCACGGCCTGCTGCGTAACTTCGGCTACAGCCTCATCGAGCGCACAGAAGGCTCAGTAACTCTCGAGGCCACGATCTTCCCGCAGCACGGCTACCCGTTTCACGTGCACACCACAGTGCGCTACGAACTGGTTGAGGCTGGGCTGCGCGTAACCCACACGGCTACGAACCTGTCGGATGCCGCAGCCCCGTACGCACTCGGAACTCACCCTTTCTTCAAGATTGGTGACACTCCCGTCGCTGAACTGACGCTCACGATGACCGCCGCCACCCGCTTCGAATCGAACGACCGCCTCATTCCCACCGGTGAAGTCGCAGTTGCGGGCACCGAGTTTGATCTCAGCGCCGGCCGCCCCGTCGGTGAACTCGACTTCGACACTGCCTTTGGCGGCGTTGAGGTCATCGATGGTGTTGCTGCTCGCCTCACTGCCCCCGATGGTCGCGAAGTGCGGGTCACGGTCGACGACAAGTTTGATTTCGTACAGCTCTTCACTCCGCGCAACTTTCCGACCCTCGCCGGCATCGGCCAAGTTGTCGCCATTGAACCGATGACGGCAGCGCCTAACGCCTTCAATACCGGCCGTGGCCTGCTCTGGCTCGAGCCAGGCAACGAATTCTCGGCGTCCTGGGGAGTCGAGTTCTCCGCATGA
- a CDS encoding VIT1/CCC1 family protein, producing the protein MTHSPGLREIRRWRRYLAAERAEAAVYRDLASRRTGEEREILMALATAEKRHEDHWLTLLGEHAGRPLPTDPRTRLLGFLARRFGSVFVLALAQRAESRSPYLDDADATDTMAADEAVHEEVVRALATRGRQRLSGTFRAAVFGANDGLVSNLALVLGMSAAGLPNAVVLLSGVAGLLAGALSMAAGEYVSVRSQLELENAAAHGPIATDSVTSLDVDENELALVYRARGMSSEDAELQAAEVLSGRDAQPEPATAAHNPIGSAVGASASSFLFFASGAVIPVLPYLFGAEGLTAVFIASALVGIALLITGAIVGLLSGASPLKRALRQLAIGFGAAAATYLLGLLFGVSVG; encoded by the coding sequence ATGACGCACAGCCCCGGCCTTCGCGAGATTCGGCGGTGGCGACGGTATCTTGCCGCCGAACGCGCTGAAGCCGCCGTGTACCGTGATCTGGCATCCCGCCGCACCGGCGAAGAGCGCGAGATTCTGATGGCTCTGGCCACAGCAGAAAAGCGCCATGAGGATCACTGGTTGACGCTGCTCGGCGAGCATGCGGGCCGCCCGTTGCCCACTGATCCCCGCACCCGGCTTCTCGGTTTTCTTGCGCGCCGTTTTGGGTCAGTATTTGTGTTGGCCCTTGCGCAGCGTGCAGAATCACGATCGCCGTATCTGGATGACGCAGACGCGACAGACACGATGGCCGCCGACGAGGCAGTGCACGAGGAAGTGGTGCGCGCCCTCGCAACGCGGGGGCGTCAACGACTCTCGGGAACGTTCCGCGCTGCCGTGTTCGGAGCCAACGATGGGCTCGTCTCCAACCTCGCACTCGTGCTCGGCATGAGTGCAGCAGGACTCCCCAACGCTGTCGTTTTGCTCTCCGGTGTTGCCGGGCTCCTTGCTGGTGCGCTCTCGATGGCCGCCGGCGAATACGTCTCTGTGCGCTCCCAGCTTGAACTCGAGAATGCTGCAGCGCACGGCCCTATCGCAACAGACTCCGTCACCAGTCTCGACGTCGACGAAAATGAACTGGCCCTTGTCTATCGCGCTCGCGGGATGAGCAGCGAGGATGCCGAGCTTCAGGCCGCCGAAGTGTTGTCGGGGCGAGATGCACAACCGGAGCCGGCCACCGCAGCACATAACCCGATTGGCTCAGCGGTCGGAGCATCCGCGTCAAGTTTCCTATTCTTTGCTTCTGGCGCGGTCATCCCGGTGCTGCCCTACCTTTTTGGTGCGGAAGGCCTCACCGCGGTGTTCATCGCCTCAGCCCTCGTGGGTATTGCCCTGCTGATTACGGGGGCCATCGTGGGTCTGCTCTCGGGGGCCTCGCCATTGAAGCGAGCGCTGCGGCAACTGGCCATTGGCTTCGGGGCCGCCGCCGCCACCTACCTCCTAGGGCTACTATTCGGGGTAAGCGTCGGCTAG
- a CDS encoding cysteine hydrolase family protein — MTTALIVVDVQQGFDDSDYWGLRNNADCESNIGMLVGHWRREGWPIVYVRHDSLDPASPLHPSAHGNQFKDVLSGTPELLVSKSVNSSFHGSPDLDSWLRASGINSIVICGITTNHCCETTARVGGNLGYDVKFVLDATHTFGRVGPYGEEVTADELSRMTGVNLHDEFAQIVATRDLLGAAPEGFIV; from the coding sequence ATGACAACAGCACTGATCGTCGTCGATGTGCAACAGGGATTCGACGATTCTGACTATTGGGGTCTGCGCAACAACGCAGACTGTGAATCCAACATCGGGATGCTGGTTGGCCATTGGCGTCGCGAAGGCTGGCCCATCGTCTATGTGCGGCACGATTCCTTAGATCCGGCATCACCGTTGCATCCCAGCGCGCACGGCAATCAGTTCAAAGATGTGCTGTCTGGCACCCCAGAGCTGCTGGTGTCGAAGTCGGTGAACTCAAGTTTTCATGGCAGCCCCGACCTTGACTCGTGGTTGCGCGCATCCGGGATCAATTCGATTGTGATCTGCGGCATCACCACCAATCACTGCTGCGAAACCACGGCACGAGTCGGCGGTAATCTCGGCTACGACGTGAAATTTGTATTGGACGCCACGCACACCTTCGGCCGCGTCGGGCCGTACGGCGAAGAGGTGACGGCCGACGAGCTTTCCCGTATGACCGGGGTGAACTTGCACGATGAGTTTGCCCAGATCGTCGCGACGCGCGACCTCTTGGGAGCCGCGCCCGAAGGGTTCATCGTTTAA
- a CDS encoding stealth family protein: MIDHVSSPAVVNRDDVVLHDGLLALSNDTLTPREAVRDDLLFLRAVLDNAGIGFLLVRGDGETPVLAVDWKDRKALKIALVAACQNEPFYVKPARIKENGKPVASDARDSPVLVADGVLVSVIKAKAMMLFRPRVEPAGRLRFDAPFGVRLELWEHVRNEVVAPNPNALMRRWVPRTEAIDDTVEFYGQSWPTLKGMFDPLASDIQFDIDIVFSWVDGAEVEWQKARAARMANFVVGEGDDSEARFRQLDELKYALRSVHLFAPWIRNIYIATDSPRPAWLAEHPRVTLMRSEDFFANHDDLPTHNSHAVESQLHNIPGLSEHFLYSNDDMFFGRSVSPSAFFTPGGVSKFIEARTRIGLGESSIERSGFENAARVNRRLLQEKFGATITRHLEHAATPLRVSVLKELEQTFPEDFKRTSASAFRQATDVSVTNSLYHYFALLSGKAMIQADAKVKYVDTTSLEGLRKMRSLLRKRTSDFFCLNDGSFPEISVEDRAAAVRSFLDEYYPVAAPWELPEVE; encoded by the coding sequence ATGATTGACCATGTTTCTTCTCCTGCGGTTGTGAACCGCGACGATGTTGTGCTTCACGATGGACTGCTGGCGCTCAGCAATGACACCCTGACACCGCGTGAAGCGGTGCGCGATGATCTGCTGTTTCTTCGCGCTGTTCTCGACAATGCGGGCATCGGTTTTCTGTTAGTGCGCGGCGATGGTGAGACCCCCGTGTTGGCGGTCGACTGGAAGGACCGCAAGGCGCTCAAGATTGCCCTGGTCGCCGCTTGCCAGAATGAGCCGTTCTATGTGAAGCCAGCTCGCATCAAGGAGAACGGTAAACCTGTTGCGTCGGATGCTCGCGATAGCCCCGTGCTCGTCGCAGACGGTGTGCTCGTGTCTGTGATCAAAGCGAAAGCCATGATGTTGTTCCGCCCGCGCGTTGAGCCAGCGGGCCGACTTCGATTCGACGCACCATTCGGCGTGCGACTTGAGCTGTGGGAACACGTGCGCAATGAAGTTGTTGCGCCAAACCCGAACGCACTGATGCGCCGGTGGGTGCCGCGCACTGAAGCAATCGACGACACCGTCGAGTTTTACGGTCAGTCGTGGCCGACGTTGAAGGGAATGTTCGATCCGCTGGCCAGCGACATCCAGTTCGATATTGACATCGTTTTCTCGTGGGTTGATGGTGCCGAGGTCGAATGGCAGAAGGCTCGGGCTGCCCGCATGGCAAACTTCGTTGTTGGCGAAGGTGACGACTCTGAAGCACGCTTTAGACAGCTGGATGAACTGAAATATGCCCTTCGCTCGGTGCACTTGTTCGCCCCCTGGATTCGCAATATTTACATTGCGACTGACTCGCCTCGACCGGCCTGGTTGGCCGAGCATCCGCGGGTCACGCTCATGCGCAGTGAAGACTTCTTCGCCAACCATGACGACCTGCCGACTCACAACTCGCACGCTGTCGAAAGCCAGCTGCACAACATTCCCGGGCTGAGCGAACACTTCTTGTATTCGAACGACGACATGTTCTTCGGTCGTTCAGTGAGCCCGTCAGCATTCTTCACTCCTGGCGGTGTCTCCAAGTTCATTGAGGCACGCACCCGCATCGGGTTGGGCGAGAGCAGCATCGAGCGCTCCGGCTTCGAGAACGCTGCCCGCGTCAACCGTCGGCTGTTGCAAGAAAAGTTTGGTGCCACGATCACTCGCCATCTCGAGCATGCCGCTACGCCGCTGCGCGTCTCGGTGCTGAAAGAGCTTGAGCAAACCTTTCCCGAGGACTTCAAGCGCACGAGCGCGAGTGCCTTCCGTCAGGCCACCGACGTGTCGGTAACGAACTCGCTGTACCACTACTTCGCGTTGCTTAGCGGCAAGGCGATGATTCAGGCGGATGCCAAAGTCAAGTACGTCGACACAACGTCGCTCGAGGGGCTGCGTAAGATGCGTTCGCTGTTGCGCAAGCGCACGAGTGACTTCTTCTGCCTCAACGACGGGAGTTTTCCCGAGATTTCGGTAGAAGATCGTGCAGCCGCTGTGCGGTCATTCCTCGACGAGTATTACCCTGTTGCGGCGCCGTGGGAGCTGCCAGAGGTCGAATAG
- a CDS encoding phosphodiesterase, with protein MTGYASQYPRPDHFVLHLSDTHFLADGGKLYDSLDSEVKLRQLFAELEASGSRPEAIVFTGDLADKGDPAAYREIRDIVEPAAHRLGARIVWLMGNHDDRANFRTTLLDAPATTDPIDDVIDINGLRIITLDSTVPGHHYGHVTDAQLLWLQNVLATPAPHGTILAMHHPPVPAVLDLAVTVELRGQKELAAVIRGSDIRSIIAGHLHYSTSATFAGIPVSVASATCYTQDLNVPVGGTRGRDGAQSFNLVHVYDETVLHSVVPLGDYGSLAYVTAEETADILEKEGITIAPATNPHVVAHELAPSDTSADAEIVTKENAATLAA; from the coding sequence ATGACCGGCTACGCGTCGCAGTATCCACGGCCCGACCATTTCGTGTTGCATTTGAGTGACACGCACTTTTTGGCGGATGGGGGAAAGCTCTACGACTCCCTTGATAGCGAAGTGAAGCTACGGCAGCTGTTCGCCGAACTCGAAGCATCCGGCTCCCGGCCTGAAGCAATTGTTTTCACGGGTGACCTCGCCGACAAGGGCGATCCTGCCGCCTACCGCGAGATTCGCGACATCGTTGAACCTGCTGCTCACCGCTTAGGTGCGCGCATCGTCTGGTTGATGGGAAACCACGACGACCGTGCCAACTTTCGCACCACCCTGCTCGACGCACCTGCCACCACAGATCCGATCGACGATGTCATCGACATCAACGGGTTGCGCATCATCACCCTCGACTCCACCGTGCCCGGCCACCACTACGGCCATGTGACGGATGCCCAACTGCTGTGGCTGCAAAACGTGCTCGCCACCCCGGCACCCCACGGCACCATTCTCGCCATGCACCACCCCCCGGTACCTGCCGTGCTTGACCTCGCCGTGACGGTGGAACTGCGCGGCCAAAAAGAGCTAGCTGCGGTCATCCGTGGCAGTGACATCCGCAGCATCATCGCCGGACACCTGCACTACTCCACATCGGCAACATTTGCCGGCATCCCCGTCTCGGTCGCTTCAGCGACCTGCTACACGCAAGACCTCAACGTTCCCGTCGGAGGAACCAGAGGACGGGATGGTGCGCAGTCATTCAATCTGGTGCACGTTTATGACGAGACCGTATTGCATTCGGTAGTGCCCCTCGGCGACTACGGCAGCCTTGCCTATGTGACCGCTGAAGAGACGGCAGACATTTTGGAAAAGGAGGGCATTACCATCGCCCCCGCCACCAACCCTCACGTTGTCGCCCACGAGCTTGCTCCCAGCGACACTTCAGCTGACGCGGAAATTGTCACCAAAGAAAACGCAGCGACCCTCGCCGCGTAA
- a CDS encoding nuclease-related domain-containing protein, with protein sequence MIHDIGHAGDVATQPETLATRPVAYSMITELFRVQADAVPRNKFRRMMGVSPVHPDAESWFSGAHGELKMGELLSQLGPEWLVLHAVPVGTGESDIDHVIVGPGGVFTINTKRHERKKIWVGERILLVAGQKSDHLRNSRHEAKRASKLLSVVTGSSIVAHPVIAVVGASSFTFKQRPKDVSVMDARRVPRWLKHRPPVLSAKTVQRISAAAVDPRTWHPSADLTIDPTYLDRFRVLDRQVVSARRRRLLWAAVVTLGIAVVAYVYVLPAVTSLIVAAISGIG encoded by the coding sequence ATGATCCACGATATTGGGCACGCAGGGGATGTTGCGACTCAGCCAGAGACCTTAGCCACCCGCCCGGTGGCATATTCGATGATTACCGAGCTGTTCCGAGTGCAGGCCGACGCTGTGCCGCGAAATAAGTTCCGGCGGATGATGGGGGTGAGCCCCGTGCATCCGGATGCTGAAAGCTGGTTTTCGGGGGCGCACGGCGAACTCAAGATGGGGGAGTTGCTCTCGCAGCTTGGCCCCGAATGGTTGGTGTTGCACGCGGTGCCGGTCGGCACTGGCGAAAGCGATATTGACCATGTAATCGTCGGTCCTGGCGGAGTTTTCACGATCAATACCAAACGGCACGAGCGCAAAAAAATCTGGGTCGGCGAGCGCATACTGCTGGTCGCGGGCCAAAAATCTGACCACCTGCGCAATTCTCGCCATGAGGCGAAACGCGCCTCCAAGCTGCTGTCGGTCGTCACGGGCAGCTCCATCGTGGCCCATCCGGTTATTGCCGTAGTTGGTGCGTCATCGTTCACCTTCAAGCAACGGCCCAAAGATGTCAGTGTGATGGATGCCCGACGTGTGCCTCGGTGGCTCAAACATCGCCCGCCGGTGCTCTCCGCCAAAACCGTGCAACGCATCTCGGCAGCCGCTGTAGATCCTCGAACTTGGCATCCCAGTGCGGACCTCACCATCGACCCGACTTATCTCGATCGCTTTCGTGTCCTCGACAGGCAGGTGGTCTCCGCGCGACGACGGCGATTGCTGTGGGCCGCCGTTGTGACGCTCGGAATAGCTGTTGTGGCATACGTTTATGTGCTCCCGGCCGTGACCTCTCTAATCGTGGCGGCCATCAGCGGGATTGGCTAG
- a CDS encoding NAD(P)-dependent oxidoreductase translates to MSSTPLRIAVTGGNGKLGRATVAGLRAAGHTVIVLDMAGPDRSQFTYVDLTNYGQVVDALAGVNDRHEGLDAVAHLGAIPAPGLWSDAATFHNNMNATFNVFQACKRLGIKTIAYASSETVLGLPFETPPPYIPLDEEYETRPESTYSMVKHLEEEMARKFVRWDPPLSISALRFSNVMDPADYAEFPSFDADARQRSWNLWGYIDARDGANAIRLALETSRPGYDVFNIFAADTVMSRPNAELVAEVFPDVEIRGELGVNTSLTSIAKAERLLGWVPQHSWRD, encoded by the coding sequence ATGTCATCCACTCCCCTTCGCATCGCCGTCACCGGAGGAAACGGCAAGCTCGGGCGGGCGACCGTTGCCGGCTTGCGTGCTGCCGGCCACACCGTGATCGTGCTCGACATGGCTGGCCCCGACCGTAGCCAGTTCACCTACGTCGACCTCACCAATTACGGCCAGGTCGTGGATGCTCTCGCTGGCGTCAACGACCGCCATGAGGGTCTGGATGCTGTCGCCCACCTCGGTGCGATCCCCGCGCCGGGTCTGTGGTCGGATGCCGCCACATTCCACAACAACATGAATGCCACCTTCAACGTGTTTCAAGCGTGCAAGCGGCTGGGCATCAAGACAATCGCGTACGCCTCAAGCGAGACCGTGCTCGGGCTGCCGTTCGAGACTCCCCCGCCCTACATTCCGCTCGACGAAGAGTACGAGACACGGCCAGAGTCGACGTACTCGATGGTGAAACACCTTGAAGAAGAGATGGCGCGAAAGTTCGTGCGCTGGGACCCACCCCTCAGCATCAGCGCGCTGCGTTTCTCGAACGTGATGGACCCGGCTGACTACGCCGAATTCCCCAGCTTCGACGCGGATGCCCGGCAGCGCTCCTGGAACCTGTGGGGCTACATCGACGCCCGCGACGGCGCCAACGCCATCCGCTTGGCACTGGAAACCTCCCGCCCCGGCTATGACGTCTTCAACATCTTCGCCGCCGACACCGTCATGTCACGGCCGAATGCTGAACTAGTGGCCGAGGTGTTCCCTGATGTCGAGATTCGCGGCGAGCTGGGCGTCAACACGTCGCTGACCTCAATTGCCAAAGCTGAGCGGTTGCTCGGCTGGGTGCCGCAGCACAGCTGGCGCGACTAG